In Romboutsia lituseburensis, a genomic segment contains:
- a CDS encoding ABC transporter ATP-binding protein, producing the protein MDNIQKVIKIKDLKMSYGDKEVLKGINLEIEKGNIIGYIGSNGAGKSTTIKIILGLVNGYSGNVSIFGKDIEDENNDYKHRIGYVPEIAKVYESLTAKEYLTFVGQIYGLESNKCDEKSRRLMKVLGIEHAYESRLSSFSKGMKQKVVIISALLHNPDILFLDEPLSGLDANSVLLIKEILYKLKEEGKTIFYSSHIMEVVEKLSDRIILLDQGNIVCDGDFEEIKNASFDGSLEEIFNQLTGFEEHSDLSDEFVRILKEV; encoded by the coding sequence ATGGATAATATTCAAAAGGTTATAAAAATAAAAGACCTTAAAATGAGCTATGGAGATAAGGAAGTTTTAAAGGGAATCAACCTAGAAATAGAAAAGGGGAATATAATAGGATATATAGGTTCTAATGGAGCAGGTAAAAGTACAACTATTAAGATAATTTTAGGTCTTGTAAATGGATATAGTGGAAATGTATCTATATTTGGAAAAGATATAGAAGATGAAAATAATGATTATAAGCATAGAATAGGTTATGTACCTGAGATAGCAAAAGTATATGAAAGTTTGACTGCGAAAGAATATTTAACATTTGTGGGACAAATATACGGTCTTGAAAGTAATAAATGTGATGAAAAATCTAGAAGGTTAATGAAAGTTCTTGGAATAGAGCATGCCTATGAATCGAGGTTATCGTCTTTTTCAAAAGGAATGAAACAGAAAGTTGTAATAATTAGTGCATTACTTCACAATCCAGATATATTATTTTTAGATGAACCATTAAGTGGTTTAGATGCAAATAGTGTATTATTGATAAAAGAAATTTTATACAAGTTAAAAGAAGAGGGGAAAACTATTTTTTATTCATCTCATATAATGGAAGTTGTTGAAAAATTAAGTGATAGAATAATACTTTTAGACCAAGGAAATATAGTTTGTGATGGAGATTTTGAAGAAATAAAAAATGCTAGCTTTGATGGATCTTTAGAGGAAATATTTAACCAATTAACAGGTTTCGAAGAGCATTCTGACTTATCTGATGAATTTGTTAGAATATTAAAAGAGGTATAA
- a CDS encoding SulP family inorganic anion transporter → MTPKLFKMLSQKDLDRQQIKKDIVSGIIVAIIALPLSIALAISSGVSPEKGLITAIFAGFVISLLGGSKVQIGGPTGAFVVIVYGIVQQHGIDGLIIATIMAGIILIIMGVLRLGDLIKYVPKTITVGFTSGIAVTLLITQFKDFFGLKIQNVPAEALEKLECYIANINTFDIMAFIVGLACIILMIYWPKVNKNIPGSLIALIIATAVVKIFSINIDTIGSVYSNISSSIPAPSIPKVDLKSIIPLIQPAITIAILAAIESLLSCVVSDNMIDDTHDSNAELIAQGAGNIASALFGGIPATGAIARTAANVRSGGRSPISGIVHAVTLLLIMVILMPLAKLIPMTVLSAILIIVSYNMGEWKEMKEMLHLPKKDVIVLYTTFILTIVFDLVLAIGVGMVMHIVFNIISKSNKVDEIDKNENLEEVI, encoded by the coding sequence ATGACACCAAAGTTATTTAAAATGTTAAGTCAAAAGGACTTAGATAGGCAACAAATTAAGAAAGATATAGTATCTGGTATTATAGTAGCAATAATAGCACTTCCATTATCAATCGCGCTAGCTATATCTTCTGGAGTTTCACCGGAAAAAGGACTTATAACAGCAATATTTGCTGGATTTGTAATTTCCTTATTAGGAGGAAGTAAAGTTCAAATAGGTGGTCCTACAGGAGCATTTGTAGTGATTGTTTATGGAATAGTTCAACAGCACGGTATTGACGGTCTTATCATAGCTACTATAATGGCGGGTATTATACTTATAATTATGGGAGTATTGAGATTAGGAGATCTAATAAAATATGTTCCGAAAACTATAACAGTAGGTTTTACTAGTGGAATAGCAGTAACTTTACTTATAACACAATTTAAAGACTTTTTTGGATTAAAAATCCAAAATGTACCAGCAGAAGCACTTGAAAAGTTAGAATGCTACATAGCAAATATAAATACATTTGATATAATGGCATTTATAGTAGGATTAGCTTGTATAATTCTTATGATTTACTGGCCTAAAGTAAATAAAAATATTCCAGGTTCTTTAATAGCATTAATAATAGCAACAGCAGTTGTTAAAATATTTAGTATAAATATAGATACAATAGGAAGTGTGTATTCTAACATATCTTCAAGCATCCCAGCACCATCGATACCTAAAGTAGATCTGAAATCAATAATACCATTGATTCAACCGGCGATTACGATAGCAATATTAGCAGCCATTGAGTCTTTATTGTCGTGCGTAGTTTCTGATAATATGATAGACGATACTCATGATTCTAATGCAGAGCTTATAGCTCAAGGTGCAGGAAATATAGCATCAGCTTTATTTGGTGGAATACCAGCAACTGGAGCAATAGCAAGAACGGCTGCAAATGTTAGAAGTGGTGGAAGAAGTCCAATTTCAGGTATCGTACATGCAGTAACACTACTTCTTATAATGGTAATATTAATGCCACTTGCAAAATTAATTCCTATGACTGTATTATCCGCTATACTTATAATAGTTTCTTATAATATGGGAGAGTGGAAGGAAATGAAGGAAATGTTACATTTACCTAAAAAAGATGTAATAGTTCTTTATACAACTTTTATACTTACAATAGTATTTGATTTAGTATTAGCAATAGGTGTAGGAATGGTAATGCATATAGTATTTAATATAATATCAAAATCTAATAAAGTAGATGAGATAGATAAAAATGAAAATTTAGAAGAAGTAATATAA
- a CDS encoding response regulator transcription factor, whose amino-acid sequence MKYKILIAEDDKDIVDILKLYLENEGYEVLAANDGQEALNIITKNKIDLAVLDIMMPKLNGYEVTKNIREVSSMPILILSAKNLDSDKILGLDLGADDYIAKPFNPLEVIARVKSLLRRCYSLNSDITNSEKEKKESVIKVGDIKVNLETFVISKNDEEIILTPSEYKILTTFMKSPGRVYTKVQIGEIIKGDYSMIDENSIMVHISRLREKIENDPKNPTYIKTIRGVGYKIEKIKEN is encoded by the coding sequence ATGAAGTATAAAATATTAATAGCAGAAGATGACAAGGATATTGTAGATATTTTAAAGCTTTATCTTGAAAATGAAGGATATGAAGTATTAGCTGCTAATGATGGTCAGGAAGCATTAAATATAATAACAAAAAACAAAATAGATTTAGCAGTATTAGATATAATGATGCCAAAGTTAAATGGATATGAAGTAACAAAAAATATAAGAGAAGTTAGCAGTATGCCTATTCTTATTTTATCTGCTAAAAATTTAGATAGTGATAAGATATTAGGGCTTGATTTAGGTGCAGATGATTATATAGCAAAGCCGTTTAATCCATTAGAAGTAATTGCAAGAGTTAAGTCACTGTTAAGAAGATGTTATAGTTTAAATAGTGATATAACAAATAGCGAGAAAGAAAAAAAAGAAAGCGTTATAAAAGTAGGAGATATAAAAGTAAACTTAGAAACTTTTGTAATTAGTAAAAATGATGAGGAAATAATATTAACACCTAGTGAGTATAAAATACTTACTACATTTATGAAATCACCTGGAAGAGTATATACAAAAGTTCAGATAGGAGAAATAATAAAAGGAGACTATTCGATGATAGATGAAAATAGCATAATGGTTCATATTTCTAGGCTTAGAGAGAAAATAGAAAATGACCCTAAAAATCCAACATATATAAAGACTATAAGAGGAGTAGGATATAAAATTGAAAAAATTAAAGAAAATTAA
- a CDS encoding acyl-CoA thioesterase, with the protein MNYYDIYKLVKSEDLNHHGTLFAGRMSEWFVESCFITTAVEYKHPENLVCVKIQELNFYTPIRKGDIIHIQSKICLLGKTSLTVYGKVTRNNDAKVLVDGYLTFVCIDEHGCKMNHNLVMDPPTSEEDIKLEARAKSFKKQ; encoded by the coding sequence ATGAATTATTATGATATTTATAAATTAGTAAAAAGTGAAGATTTAAATCACCACGGTACATTATTTGCAGGAAGAATGTCTGAATGGTTTGTTGAAAGTTGCTTTATTACAACAGCTGTTGAATATAAGCATCCCGAAAACTTAGTTTGTGTAAAAATACAAGAACTTAATTTTTATACACCTATAAGAAAAGGAGATATCATTCATATACAATCTAAAATTTGCTTACTTGGTAAAACTAGCTTAACTGTTTATGGAAAAGTAACTCGAAATAATGATGCAAAAGTTCTAGTTGATGGTTATCTAACATTTGTATGCATAGATGAACATGGATGTAAAATGAATCATAACTTAGTTATGGATCCTCCTACTTCAGAGGAAGATATAAAATTAGAAGCTAGAGCAAAAAGTTTCAAAAAACAGTAA
- the aspD gene encoding aspartate 4-decarboxylase: MEPINIKRLELENIYGKISPFEFKNKLLELATQPNKKSTRTLLDAGRGNPNWIAHVPREAFFTFGHFAINESLDSWHKGPLSGMPRRTGICNRLYQFIEDNPNLPQIEFLKQIIEYGINKLNFDPDKFVHELADAIIGDNYPFPDRMLIHIEKIVKEYLIQEMKYNVSNGGNFNVFAVEGATAAMCYVFDSLIANNLLLKGDKIAIMTPIFTPYLEIPHLPRYEFDVVYITADETAPDGKHTWQCSDRELEKLYDNDIKALFVVNPSNPPSVAISPKSTSKLVDIVKNHNPNLMIISDDVYGTFVHGFKSLMAELPYNTIGSYSYSKYFGVTGWRLGTLALHENNIFDKLISELPYSIRKRTNRRYADMNTNPEEVPFIDRIVADSRQVALNHTAGLSTPQQVQMAFFSAFALIDKDNIYKNMTIDICHTRRKLLFDSLGLELPNDPNDACYYTQFDLLEWATRHHGKDFADYLEMNYKPVDVLFDLAEESSIVLLSGGGFAGPKWSIRISLANLYDEAYSEIGVALKKILDKYVAKWKSDSI; the protein is encoded by the coding sequence ATGGAACCTATTAATATAAAGCGTTTAGAGTTAGAAAATATTTATGGGAAAATTAGCCCATTTGAATTTAAAAATAAGCTTTTAGAACTAGCTACTCAACCCAATAAAAAAAGTACTCGTACTTTACTAGATGCCGGTAGAGGTAATCCTAACTGGATTGCACATGTTCCTCGTGAGGCTTTTTTTACATTTGGTCATTTTGCTATAAATGAAAGTTTAGATTCTTGGCATAAAGGTCCTTTATCTGGCATGCCTAGAAGAACAGGTATATGCAATAGACTATATCAATTTATAGAAGACAATCCAAATCTTCCTCAAATAGAATTTCTAAAACAAATTATCGAATACGGAATAAATAAACTAAACTTTGATCCAGACAAATTTGTTCATGAATTAGCAGATGCTATAATAGGAGATAACTATCCATTTCCTGACAGAATGCTTATACATATAGAAAAAATAGTTAAAGAATATCTAATTCAAGAAATGAAATACAATGTATCTAATGGAGGAAACTTTAATGTATTTGCCGTAGAAGGTGCTACAGCTGCTATGTGTTATGTTTTTGATTCATTAATAGCCAATAATTTATTATTAAAAGGGGATAAAATAGCTATAATGACACCTATATTTACACCATATTTAGAAATTCCGCATTTACCTAGATATGAATTTGATGTTGTTTATATTACAGCTGATGAAACAGCTCCTGATGGTAAGCATACTTGGCAATGTTCAGATAGAGAGTTAGAAAAACTTTATGATAATGATATAAAAGCACTATTTGTTGTTAATCCAAGCAACCCTCCATCAGTTGCAATTTCTCCTAAATCAACTTCAAAGCTAGTTGATATAGTTAAAAATCATAACCCTAATTTAATGATTATATCAGATGATGTTTATGGAACTTTTGTACATGGATTTAAATCTTTAATGGCAGAGCTTCCATATAATACAATCGGCTCTTATTCATATTCTAAATATTTTGGAGTAACAGGATGGAGACTTGGTACTTTAGCACTTCATGAAAATAATATTTTTGATAAGTTAATATCTGAATTGCCATACTCTATAAGAAAAAGAACTAATAGAAGATATGCTGATATGAATACTAATCCTGAGGAAGTTCCTTTTATAGATAGAATAGTTGCAGATAGTAGGCAAGTTGCTCTTAACCATACCGCAGGTCTTTCTACACCTCAACAAGTACAAATGGCATTCTTTTCTGCATTTGCGCTTATTGATAAAGATAATATCTATAAAAATATGACTATTGATATTTGTCATACAAGACGAAAACTGTTGTTTGATAGCCTTGGATTAGAACTTCCTAACGACCCTAATGACGCTTGCTATTATACTCAATTTGACTTATTAGAATGGGCTACACGTCATCATGGAAAAGATTTTGCTGATTATTTAGAAATGAATTATAAGCCTGTAGATGTTCTATTTGATTTAGCTGAAGAATCTTCTATTGTTTTACTAAGTGGTGGTGGATTTGCAGGACCTAAATGGTCGATTAGGATTTCTCTCGCTAATCTTTATGATGAAGCTTACTCAGAAATAGGAGTAGCACTAAAAAAAATATTGGATAAGTACGTTGCAAAATGGAAATCTGACTCTATATAA
- a CDS encoding DUF871 domain-containing protein codes for MRNLGISIYPDKTSEKEIYEYINRAYKNGFSRIFSCLLSVHESKENIIKKFKGINEYAKSKGFEIILDVAPSVFSDLGIDYKDLSFFKETGADGIRLDLGYTGNEESLMTFNPQDLKIEINMSQDTHYLNTIMDYRPKKDNLIGCHNFYPHKYSGLKLEHFLKCTQRFNKYGLKTAVFVTSQNKGTFGPWPVTDGLPTLEIHRNLPIDVQAKHIIALDCIDDIIISNCYPTEKELEALGSTRKDLVEFDIILEKNTPDIERKILFEELHFNRGDISEYMIRSTQPRVKYSGHSFKLFNSPEILKRGDIVIESSKYGNYAGELQIVLKNMKNSGKSNVVGRIREEEIFIIDYIKPWQKFKFKEI; via the coding sequence ATGAGGAATTTGGGAATATCAATATATCCTGATAAAACTAGTGAAAAAGAAATTTATGAATATATAAATAGAGCCTATAAAAATGGTTTTTCTAGAATATTTTCGTGTTTATTATCTGTTCATGAAAGCAAGGAAAATATAATAAAAAAGTTTAAAGGAATAAATGAATATGCTAAATCTAAAGGATTTGAAATAATACTTGATGTAGCGCCTTCTGTATTTAGTGATTTAGGAATAGATTATAAAGACTTATCTTTTTTTAAAGAAACAGGCGCAGATGGAATAAGATTAGACTTAGGATATACAGGAAATGAAGAATCGTTAATGACGTTTAATCCACAAGATTTAAAAATAGAGATAAATATGAGCCAAGATACGCATTATTTAAATACTATAATGGACTATAGACCGAAAAAGGATAATTTAATCGGATGCCATAATTTTTATCCTCATAAATATAGTGGATTAAAATTAGAACACTTTTTAAAATGTACACAAAGATTTAATAAGTATGGATTAAAAACAGCAGTATTTGTAACTAGTCAAAATAAAGGTACATTCGGACCATGGCCTGTTACTGATGGATTACCAACTCTTGAAATACACAGAAATTTACCGATAGATGTTCAAGCCAAACATATAATAGCATTAGATTGCATAGATGATATAATAATATCAAATTGCTACCCAACAGAAAAGGAGTTAGAAGCATTAGGTTCTACAAGAAAAGATTTAGTAGAGTTTGATATTATCTTAGAAAAAAATACTCCTGATATTGAGAGAAAAATTCTATTTGAAGAATTACATTTTAACAGAGGAGATATAAGTGAATATATGATTAGATCTACTCAACCTAGAGTTAAGTATAGTGGACATAGCTTTAAATTATTTAACTCACCCGAGATATTAAAAAGAGGTGACATAGTAATAGAAAGTAGTAAATATGGCAATTATGCGGGAGAATTACAGATAGTACTTAAAAATATGAAAAATAGTGGAAAATCAAATGTTGTTGGAAGAATAAGAGAAGAAGAAATTTTTATAATAGACTATATAAAACCATGGCAAAAATTTAAATTCAAAGAAATATAA
- the mprF gene encoding bifunctional lysylphosphatidylglycerol flippase/synthetase MprF, which produces MNLGMEDSQSKILDIKNSKNNLNKDKIKNILKIILMIGILIIVLKEFLGIISSFDISKFERYTKELSLLNIICIAFLGIISYIPLSFYDFVLKKRVNIELDNKKLYKFSWIASSVASIAGFGGSTALALKTHFYNDYVEDKKLLIKEISKIIALNLSGFSMVCLVYTMMNTKTIQIPNPKVLGIILISIYLPALLAYLAYKYLIGNLEEKTDVKDAIKIILISASEWLTTIILIYSILVILGIKISIAEFFPIFVISIVVAIVSMSPGGIGSFDLSFMLGLQALGVEGEKILLAIFLYRVSYYLLPLFIGAILYANEIYLKMDSKIRTIATNVVSKLAYLILVGIVFFSGSSLLINGLIPNLNDNIKIIRETSYILMMNKLDSLYFDQIAIILGFGLIATSRLIMYKSKKIYNITTILVLMFGVIAIMNHVGYLAVVYIISIAAILCLSKPQFYREGFVMKWEKFLRDILVLGVFEVIYIYVLRTNKYWLYSQYSHNIFIYSMIGFTMAVAYIAIMYLGSKSENLPKLTLKQCEGDLKNILEKYQGSNMIHYIYLDDKFIYLNEDKDVIMQYQICLDKIFILGSPVGNPDKILDVVQEFSELADKYGYTPVFCSVEQSLIPQLHEIGYDFMKLGEEASVDLQEFTLEGRKMKSVRNAISRVTKQEYTFEIVKPPFTDEFLNSLKVVSDEWLGNRKEKGFSIGSFKVDYLSREPIAVVKNKEGEIKGFANLMPMYDKETLSIDLMRFSNSTCNGVMDFMFVNLFIWAKEEGYLKFNMGLAPLAEVGKSTQSRKIEKLGGYVYSCGEKIYSFQGLRKFKEKYCDDWNGVYIAYKKKSSIAITIAQALILISK; this is translated from the coding sequence ATGAATTTAGGCATGGAAGATAGTCAGTCTAAAATATTAGATATTAAAAATAGTAAAAACAACTTAAATAAAGATAAGATAAAAAATATATTAAAAATAATATTAATGATAGGTATTTTAATAATAGTTTTAAAAGAATTTTTAGGTATAATAAGTTCTTTTGATATAAGTAAGTTTGAAAGATATACAAAAGAGTTATCTCTGTTAAATATAATTTGCATAGCCTTTTTAGGTATTATTTCATATATTCCACTTAGCTTTTATGATTTTGTATTAAAAAAAAGAGTTAATATAGAATTAGATAATAAAAAGTTATATAAGTTTTCTTGGATAGCTAGTTCAGTAGCTAGTATAGCCGGATTTGGAGGGAGTACAGCACTAGCATTAAAAACACATTTTTATAATGATTATGTAGAAGATAAAAAATTATTAATAAAAGAAATTTCTAAAATAATTGCTTTAAATTTAAGTGGCTTCTCAATGGTTTGTTTAGTATATACGATGATGAATACTAAAACAATACAAATTCCTAATCCAAAGGTATTAGGAATTATACTTATAAGTATATACTTACCAGCTTTACTTGCATATCTTGCATATAAATACTTAATAGGAAATTTAGAGGAAAAAACAGATGTTAAAGATGCTATAAAAATAATATTAATATCAGCATCTGAGTGGTTAACAACTATAATTTTAATATATAGTATACTAGTTATATTAGGAATAAAAATATCTATAGCAGAATTTTTCCCTATTTTTGTGATATCAATTGTGGTTGCAATTGTAAGTATGTCACCAGGAGGGATTGGATCTTTTGATTTAAGTTTTATGCTAGGATTACAAGCTCTTGGTGTAGAAGGTGAAAAGATATTATTGGCTATATTTTTATATAGAGTTTCATATTACTTGTTACCTCTTTTTATAGGGGCCATATTATATGCTAATGAAATTTATTTAAAGATGGATAGTAAAATAAGAACAATAGCAACAAATGTTGTATCGAAATTAGCATACTTAATATTAGTAGGTATCGTATTTTTCTCAGGTTCAAGTTTACTTATAAATGGACTTATTCCTAATTTAAACGACAATATAAAAATAATAAGAGAAACATCATATATATTAATGATGAATAAATTAGACTCATTATATTTTGATCAAATAGCAATTATATTAGGATTTGGATTAATTGCAACTTCTAGACTTATAATGTATAAATCAAAAAAAATATATAATATAACAACTATACTTGTTTTAATGTTTGGAGTAATAGCAATAATGAACCATGTAGGTTACTTAGCGGTTGTATATATTATTTCTATAGCAGCTATACTTTGTTTAAGTAAGCCACAATTTTATAGAGAAGGCTTTGTAATGAAATGGGAAAAGTTTTTAAGAGATATTTTAGTTTTAGGAGTATTTGAAGTAATATATATATATGTTCTTCGTACAAATAAATACTGGCTATATAGTCAATATAGTCATAATATATTTATTTATAGTATGATAGGATTTACTATGGCTGTTGCATATATAGCTATCATGTATTTAGGTAGTAAATCAGAAAATTTACCCAAACTTACATTAAAACAGTGTGAAGGTGATCTGAAAAATATACTAGAAAAATATCAAGGATCAAATATGATACACTACATTTATTTAGATGATAAGTTTATTTATTTAAATGAAGATAAAGATGTTATTATGCAATATCAAATTTGTTTAGATAAAATATTTATATTAGGAAGTCCGGTTGGAAATCCTGATAAAATATTAGATGTAGTACAAGAATTTAGCGAATTAGCAGACAAATATGGATATACACCTGTATTTTGCTCAGTTGAGCAAAGTTTAATACCACAGTTACATGAAATAGGTTATGATTTTATGAAATTGGGCGAAGAAGCTAGTGTAGATTTGCAGGAATTCACTTTAGAAGGACGAAAAATGAAAAGTGTAAGAAATGCTATATCTAGAGTTACAAAACAAGAATATACATTTGAGATAGTAAAGCCACCGTTTACGGATGAATTTTTAAATAGTTTAAAAGTAGTATCAGATGAATGGCTAGGTAATAGAAAAGAAAAAGGATTCTCAATAGGATCTTTTAAAGTTGATTATTTAAGTAGAGAACCAATTGCGGTTGTTAAAAATAAAGAAGGCGAAATTAAGGGATTTGCAAATCTTATGCCTATGTATGATAAAGAAACTTTATCAATAGATTTAATGAGATTTTCAAATAGTACTTGCAATGGTGTGATGGATTTTATGTTCGTAAACTTATTTATATGGGCTAAAGAAGAAGGCTATTTAAAGTTTAATATGGGATTAGCACCATTGGCTGAAGTTGGAAAATCAACACAATCTAGAAAAATAGAAAAATTAGGTGGATATGTGTATTCTTGTGGAGAGAAAATATATTCATTCCAAGGATTAAGAAAGTTTAAAGAAAAATACTGTGATGATTGGAATGGAGTATATATAGCATATAAGAAAAAAAGTTCGATTGCAATCACTATTGCTCAAGCTTTAATATTAATATCTAAATAA
- a CDS encoding HAMP domain-containing sensor histidine kinase: protein MKKLKKIKKKNFFNLLIKNYVLFTITNAIIVCAMFFIGILITDKFLGFPYGHPKNQLDILKKGNYTELDIKDLVGKNGYIQILDKNNKVIYKSNKKKEQITSYTNNELKYIPDYDEYESSIHLKTYKDKNNKKITIISKNKYTDESDGNYDNNEGWFEILDENLNIVYSGGNLESNKTSYTKKEFDYLTGNISKKYYISKYHFEDNHKNKYTMILKISKLSEDKIATILDKSLMITFIIFLIIYTISTALFVMWLNWKVKKPLEKLNKAMISLSEGGSYESIEYKGAHEFMQICENFNMMSQKLKKSKEENEHLESEKQKMLADISHDLKTPITIIQGYAKALADGIISKDDQEKYLKIIYEKSNNLTELINVFHEYSKLEHVDFKLNLEKKDLSEFIRAYVAHKYEYIYDIDFNMEVEIPEHELLCYFDEVQLKRAFENIISNSIKHNKEGTTICIVLEEEFNDYKITIGDDGIGIPEDIINSVFDAFVVGDDSRNTKQGSGLGLAITKKIVEKHDGSIKLISDINSEFKTIFEIRIPKK from the coding sequence TTGAAAAAATTAAAGAAAATTAAGAAAAAAAACTTCTTTAATCTCCTTATAAAAAACTATGTTCTTTTTACAATAACAAATGCAATTATAGTTTGTGCAATGTTTTTTATAGGTATACTTATAACAGATAAGTTTTTAGGTTTTCCATATGGGCACCCTAAAAATCAACTAGACATACTTAAAAAAGGGAATTATACTGAATTAGATATAAAAGACTTAGTAGGTAAAAATGGGTATATTCAAATCTTAGATAAAAATAATAAAGTAATATATAAGAGCAATAAAAAGAAAGAACAAATAACGTCATATACAAATAATGAACTTAAATATATACCTGACTATGATGAGTATGAATCATCGATACATTTAAAAACGTATAAGGATAAAAACAATAAAAAAATTACAATAATATCAAAAAATAAGTATACGGATGAATCAGATGGAAATTATGATAATAATGAAGGTTGGTTTGAAATATTAGATGAAAATTTAAATATTGTATATAGTGGTGGTAATTTAGAGAGCAATAAAACTTCTTATACTAAAAAAGAGTTTGATTATTTAACTGGTAACATATCAAAGAAGTATTATATAAGTAAATATCATTTTGAAGATAATCATAAAAATAAATATACAATGATTTTAAAAATTAGTAAATTAAGTGAGGATAAAATAGCTACAATTTTAGATAAAAGTTTAATGATAACTTTTATTATATTTTTAATAATATATACAATTTCTACTGCATTATTTGTAATGTGGCTAAATTGGAAGGTAAAAAAACCGCTTGAAAAATTGAATAAAGCGATGATTTCACTATCCGAAGGTGGTAGCTATGAAAGTATTGAATATAAAGGAGCGCATGAATTTATGCAAATCTGTGAAAATTTCAATATGATGTCGCAAAAGCTAAAGAAAAGCAAAGAAGAAAATGAGCATTTAGAATCAGAAAAACAAAAAATGCTGGCAGATATATCTCATGACTTGAAAACACCAATAACAATTATTCAAGGATATGCAAAAGCATTAGCCGATGGAATAATATCTAAGGATGATCAAGAAAAATATCTGAAGATAATATATGAAAAATCTAATAATTTAACTGAGCTTATAAATGTTTTTCATGAATATAGTAAGTTAGAGCATGTTGATTTTAAACTTAATTTAGAAAAAAAAGATTTAAGTGAATTTATAAGAGCTTATGTAGCCCATAAGTATGAATATATTTATGATATAGATTTTAATATGGAAGTAGAAATACCGGAGCATGAACTTTTATGCTACTTTGATGAAGTTCAATTAAAAAGGGCATTTGAAAATATCATATCAAATAGCATAAAACATAATAAAGAAGGAACTACTATATGTATTGTTTTAGAGGAAGAATTTAATGATTATAAAATAACTATTGGAGATGATGGTATTGGTATACCAGAGGATATAATAAATAGTGTATTTGATGCATTTGTAGTAGGTGATGATTCTAGAAATACAAAGCAAGGTTCAGGTCTTGGATTAGCTATAACGAAAAAAATAGTTGAAAAACACGATGGAAGTATAAAATTGATATCGGATATTAACTCTGAATTTAAGACTATTTTTGAAATTAGAATTCCTAAAAAATAA